One window of Microcoleus vaginatus PCC 9802 genomic DNA carries:
- a CDS encoding CHAT domain-containing protein — translation MTANRLNLLGWLFIVSWLSAAAGSANAQPIAPAPDGTNTVVTPSGNRYDISGGAFSGDGANLFHSFTQFGLSEAQTANFLTNPNIQNILGRITGGNPSLINGLIQVTGGNSNLFLMNPAGIIFGPNASLNVPGSFNATTATGIGFGNNQWFSAIGNNNWATLIGAPNSFAFTNLQGGSIVNTGNLTVAPGQSLSLIGGTVVNNGQVNAPSGNILISAVPGNNLVRISQAGNLLSLDIQPTANQSSLPNNWTQPVLSLPELLTGQGVAQATGLTVNPNGEVVLTGNAAVPVTAGTAIASGSLNVSGNTGGTVNILGDRVGIIAGNIDASGVNGGGNVLIGGDYQGLGAVSNAARTFVSSDSTINADAISNGNGGRVIVWADETTRFNGNITARGGLFSGNGGFVEVSGKQSLDFQGLVDLRSTFGIAGTLLLDPTDITIIEGADAGGTLAGGAFTPSAGTSTINNGTLQTQLGLGNVTISTASGFPSQGDITVSAPVSWTNSNSLTLNANNSILVNKNITANGGSITLNADVDTSGAGAIAITNATINSNGGNIILGGGSNPSNSPAVGTAPNPIGVSLTDSTLNAGTGNISIRGQGLAGDRNNHGIDLSNSEITTVGSGSITLNGTGGNGTRSENNGINIFISTVESTGTGSITLNGTGGNGTFNNTGISITSSTVQSAGTGNVTLSGVGGNGTNGGNQGISVSGGRVEAISGNVSLTGTGAGTGAANNGILLVYSTVNSAGLGKVTLTGTGSAGTGSNRGITLVASSIRSQNGDIALTGIGVGTEFSSYGINLGQGDEAGPNRVQAMGTGNISLTGSANNNSIAINLIDGVIDATLGGNVTLTGDEILLSETSQVKGTGTIQLQPLTPTLDITVGGNTTDARLNLSAAELAPPVLNGFSQMIIGRTDGTGDLAVDPAGVTFNFPVTMQAATIAVDGNITGVNNASITFKAPTTNLNANILTNEQNITFGEQVSLAAGSNVTLDTGLTDAGDINFGGTVDGDGNLVLTTGTGIINLSGPIGTPVPLRSLKIEHSLNVTSPNPIAITTTGDITATTTGDITAGNITNPGRAISLTSTKGNIDTSAVGIDTTSSTENGGPITLSANNITVGNLNSSSSSGAAGDIAIATPKQIGIQGIDANGLPGTGNITISGNEIISSGIADSVKSQGTLSIQPFSPNVGIRFQAGLPDDPQAIDIGAPFLSSLRNGFSAIVFGGKTTTGNITVENLAVSFPDPVSFNTQGTISVNPNQSISGTDNASITLNATTNNLNGNITTQSQDITINGNTLVGDSVLVSNGTAAGGNILFNNNIDGSGNLTLETGTGNIDVKGAVGNTPALGIGNVTVKSSAGTTTFNQTVKAASLTTDIDGTTQLNGNVTTIGSQTYGDAVTIANNPILAGSEITFNDTVNGSSDLTANAVTGNVTFNGAVGNPTNAIGNLTANSTGTTAFNQTVNAASLTTDVGGTTQLNGNVTTTGSQTYGDAVTIANNPILSGDSITFNNTVDGTSDLTVKATSGNLTFKSTIGETTPLTNLTANSKISLGGNVTTTDSQTYGDAVTIANNPILSGDSITFNNTVDGTSDLTVNAASGNLTFKSTIGETTPLTNLTANSKISLGGNVTTTGSQTYADAVTIAKNSIILGSGISFNKTVDVAGNLGIAADNVNLKGTVTTTNDGTLTITNKVNLNIENNLNLDGAFIQNGGGTVAVSGNITTTNDNITFSDPVTLTAPVSFTLGDATIAFGSSLSAGSNPLNLTAGEIDFSGNVSGTGALTLQPATAGQNIAVGGTDNNTSALDLTASEISLIQNGFSSIAIGRSDSSANVSLPSNLTFLDPVNIQTGTGAIALDGTLTGNDNSSIAINASTINLNDGINTNKNPIALNGTVQLGNDINLRTGGGDIKIIGGIGGNHLLNLDAATGNVLVQGNIGGTAPVSALNVTATQAEFTGNIASNSGLNIAAASTKLGGNVTTNQGNININGLLGLTKDAILSTAGGNITFGGAIDSDSINARNLTLASGSGSITFNGAVGGTSKLGNLAIENAGNVTGNSTINAQQLTAPNTEKVNLSGDVTAGKVDITAKGDISVKNITTNGGEILFTSGNNFTAGNLNTSGNSGGNITVKAITSITAGQINSSGIVGNAGNVFLDPIGDIQVEWINAQGGTGGTGGEVFIESTGGFFRATGAFSTPVSPTGFASISTAGAAGGGQITIVHAGGDGGTPIQPFVVGDAASNGTAGAITTGQSTITSQSFPRSSSVGNIAFLTDDAIDPTPTVPPTTTETIPPTIPPTTETIPPTIPPTTETIPPTIPPLTETIPPLTETIPPTLPPLTETIPPTIPPLTETIPPTIPPLTQTIPPTIPPLTQTIPPTIPPLTQTIPPTIPPLTQTIPPTIPPLTQTIPPTIPATVPPAIPPLTQTIPPIIPPTIPPITRTVLPTIPPTIPPITETVSPITGTVPPITETTGTVLPILPQTTETNQQVMETNQQVTETNQQENQQVTETNQQENQQVMVINQQENQPVTSALESVQDPLNPIAPVTTLASPTAGDTPAPQPSTPDSEDFQPPKTPPRDNPPVAASDRILTIDQSITSPLPADIVPSPPESKQPPTVNPTSNLVLGYVRSPDRLFEGNDIQKIVWGIEEMRNQEFGEYLGVKANLPEEKTLISTFQETLQNIEQQTGKRSGIIYIVSRADRLELILVAPVGRPIHYSVPEANRAALFPTVKELRDEITNPAKRGSTSYLAAAQQLYKWAIAPLEKDLENLGIQTLLVSVDAGLRSLPLAALHDGKGFLMEKYSFSLIPSFSSTNTDYKAVRDATVLAMGRSEFVDQQPLPSVPIELQAISAQWQSPSFLNSTFTLDNLTSEHAKGGFRIVHLATHAEFKPGKPSNSYIQLWNSKLQLDRMESLNWRNPQVDLLVLSACRTAVGDREAELGFGGLAVKSGAKSALGSLWYVDDGGTLGLMSEFYQQLRGTTTKAEALQRAQQAIMSGKVRLENGQLVTTGDKLNLPANLQQANQSFSHPYYWSSFTMIGSPW, via the coding sequence ATGACAGCCAACAGACTAAATTTGCTCGGATGGTTATTCATTGTTAGCTGGCTGAGTGCAGCGGCGGGTTCGGCAAACGCACAACCCATCGCCCCGGCACCAGACGGCACTAACACAGTTGTTACTCCCAGCGGCAACCGCTACGACATTTCCGGGGGGGCATTCAGCGGAGATGGGGCTAATCTTTTTCACAGTTTTACTCAGTTCGGCCTCAGCGAGGCTCAAACGGCTAACTTTCTGACTAATCCCAATATTCAAAATATTTTGGGAAGGATTACTGGGGGTAATCCTTCTTTAATAAATGGCTTAATTCAAGTGACGGGGGGAAATTCCAATTTATTTTTGATGAATCCTGCCGGCATAATTTTCGGGCCGAATGCCAGTCTCAATGTGCCTGGATCTTTTAATGCTACTACGGCGACAGGGATTGGTTTTGGGAACAATCAGTGGTTTAGTGCGATCGGAAATAACAATTGGGCAACATTAATCGGGGCACCGAATAGTTTTGCGTTTACAAATTTGCAAGGGGGAAGCATTGTTAATACAGGCAATTTGACGGTGGCACCAGGTCAAAGTTTAAGTTTGATTGGCGGTACGGTTGTCAATAATGGTCAGGTAAATGCGCCTAGCGGCAATATTCTGATCAGCGCCGTACCGGGTAACAATTTGGTGCGAATTAGTCAAGCTGGAAATTTATTGAGTTTGGATATTCAGCCGACAGCAAATCAAAGTTCGCTGCCGAATAATTGGACGCAGCCAGTGTTATCTTTGCCGGAGTTGCTGACTGGACAAGGTGTGGCACAGGCGACGGGTTTGACGGTAAATCCCAATGGGGAAGTTGTGTTAACGGGGAATGCTGCTGTGCCCGTAACTGCGGGAACTGCGATCGCCTCTGGCAGTCTCAATGTCTCTGGCAACACGGGCGGTACTGTAAATATTTTAGGCGATCGAGTAGGTATTATTGCGGGCAATATCGATGCTTCTGGGGTTAACGGCGGCGGTAATGTACTGATTGGCGGAGATTATCAGGGTTTGGGGGCTGTATCCAATGCTGCGCGGACTTTTGTTAGCAGCGACTCGACGATTAATGCTGATGCTATTAGTAATGGGAATGGCGGGCGAGTTATAGTTTGGGCGGATGAAACTACTCGTTTTAATGGGAATATTACGGCCAGAGGCGGTTTATTTTCTGGGAATGGCGGCTTTGTGGAAGTGTCGGGAAAGCAATCGCTGGATTTTCAAGGATTAGTTGATTTGCGATCAACCTTTGGGATCGCTGGCACATTACTGTTAGACCCTACTGATATTACTATTATCGAAGGTGCGGATGCAGGCGGGACTTTAGCAGGGGGAGCATTTACGCCCTCGGCGGGTACTTCTACAATTAATAATGGGACGCTGCAAACACAGCTAGGTTTGGGAAATGTGACTATTTCCACTGCGTCGGGTTTTCCGAGCCAAGGCGATATTACAGTCAGCGCTCCGGTATCTTGGACGAATAGTAATTCCCTAACTCTGAATGCTAATAACAGCATACTTGTTAACAAAAATATCACGGCTAACGGTGGCAGTATCACCCTGAATGCAGATGTAGATACCAGTGGTGCAGGGGCGATCGCCATTACCAATGCTACCATCAACTCCAACGGCGGCAACATCATTTTAGGAGGAGGCAGCAACCCGTCAAATTCCCCAGCAGTAGGGACAGCGCCAAATCCCATCGGAGTTTCTCTCACCGATTCCACCCTCAATGCCGGCACTGGAAATATTTCTATTAGAGGTCAAGGACTCGCTGGAGACAGGAACAATCACGGCATTGATCTTTCTAACAGCGAAATCACGACGGTTGGGAGTGGAAGTATTACTCTTAACGGTACTGGCGGTAATGGAACTCGAAGCGAGAACAACGGGATTAACATTTTTATCAGCACAGTAGAATCGACCGGGACAGGGAGTATTACTCTCAACGGTACTGGTGGGAACGGGACATTTAATAACACAGGGATATCTATTACCAGCAGCACAGTGCAATCGGCAGGCACCGGGAATGTGACTCTGAGCGGTGTTGGCGGCAATGGGACTAATGGCGGCAATCAAGGGATATCAGTTAGTGGCGGCAGAGTGGAAGCGATCTCTGGAAATGTCAGTCTGACTGGTACAGGTGCTGGGACTGGGGCTGCCAACAACGGTATATTGCTAGTCTATTCTACAGTCAACAGCGCAGGTCTGGGAAAGGTAACGTTGACGGGCACGGGCAGTGCAGGGACGGGCAGTAATCGTGGGATCACGCTCGTCGCAAGCAGCATACGATCGCAGAATGGGGATATTGCTTTAACCGGTATCGGTGTAGGGACTGAATTTAGCAGCTATGGGATTAACTTAGGCCAGGGCGACGAGGCTGGTCCTAATAGGGTGCAAGCTATGGGAACGGGTAATATTAGCCTCACCGGAAGTGCTAACAACAATTCCATTGCAATTAACCTCATCGACGGTGTGATTGACGCGACTTTAGGCGGCAATGTCACTTTGACGGGCGATGAAATTCTATTGTCAGAAACAAGTCAAGTTAAAGGTACTGGGACTATCCAGTTGCAGCCGCTTACTCCCACTTTAGATATTACTGTGGGCGGCAATACTACGGACGCTCGTTTGAATCTCAGTGCAGCGGAACTCGCACCTCCCGTATTGAATGGGTTTTCCCAAATGATTATCGGGCGCACGGATGGGACGGGGGATCTCGCCGTTGACCCCGCTGGTGTTACTTTTAATTTCCCCGTCACTATGCAAGCTGCCACCATTGCAGTCGATGGAAACATTACAGGTGTAAACAACGCTTCAATTACTTTTAAGGCTCCAACGACTAACTTAAACGCAAATATTCTCACCAACGAACAGAATATTACCTTTGGTGAGCAAGTCTCTCTCGCTGCGGGTTCTAATGTCACTCTCGATACTGGGTTAACGGATGCAGGCGACATTAATTTTGGGGGAACGGTTGACGGCGATGGCAACCTAGTTTTGACTACGGGAACAGGTATTATTAATCTCAGCGGGCCAATTGGGACGCCTGTGCCATTGCGTTCCCTGAAAATAGAACATTCTCTCAATGTCACCAGTCCGAACCCGATCGCAATTACAACTACAGGCGATATTACTGCTACGACTACAGGCGATATTACTGCTGGCAATATCACAAATCCCGGACGAGCGATCAGCCTTACCAGCACTAAGGGCAATATTGATACGAGTGCAGTGGGAATTGATACCACATCCAGTACCGAAAATGGTGGCCCGATTACACTCAGTGCCAACAATATTACTGTTGGTAATCTTAACTCTAGTTCTAGTTCCGGTGCCGCCGGAGATATCGCGATCGCAACTCCCAAGCAAATTGGGATACAAGGCATTGATGCTAATGGATTGCCCGGTACTGGAAATATTACCATTAGCGGCAATGAGATTATATCTTCGGGAATAGCAGATTCGGTCAAGAGTCAAGGTACTTTGTCAATTCAGCCTTTTTCGCCAAATGTCGGAATTCGCTTCCAGGCTGGACTTCCTGACGATCCGCAGGCGATCGATATAGGAGCACCGTTTTTATCCTCATTGCGTAATGGCTTTAGTGCCATTGTTTTCGGAGGGAAGACTACTACAGGCAATATCACTGTAGAGAATTTGGCAGTATCTTTTCCCGATCCTGTGAGTTTCAATACTCAAGGCACTATTTCTGTAAATCCCAATCAATCGATTTCGGGAACTGATAATGCTTCAATTACTCTGAATGCTACAACTAATAACCTGAATGGCAATATTACCACCCAATCTCAAGATATCACAATTAACGGCAATACCTTAGTTGGAGATAGCGTGTTAGTCAGCAATGGCACTGCAGCCGGTGGCAATATTCTGTTTAACAATAACATTGATGGCAGTGGCAATCTTACCTTAGAAACAGGTACTGGAAACATTGACGTTAAAGGTGCTGTAGGCAACACCCCGGCATTAGGAATAGGAAATGTCACCGTCAAGAGTAGTGCTGGCACAACTACATTTAATCAAACAGTCAAGGCCGCGAGTTTGACTACAGATATTGATGGCACAACTCAGCTCAATGGCAATGTCACTACAATCGGGAGTCAAACTTATGGAGATGCAGTTACAATTGCCAATAATCCGATTCTCGCAGGCAGCGAAATTACTTTCAACGATACTGTTAACGGCAGCAGCGATTTAACGGCGAATGCAGTTACCGGTAATGTTACATTCAATGGTGCAGTTGGGAATCCAACAAATGCGATCGGCAATTTAACAGCTAATTCTACAGGCACAACTGCATTTAATCAAACAGTCAATGCCGCGAGTTTGACTACCGATGTTGGCGGCACAACTCAACTTAATGGCAATGTCACTACAACTGGCAGTCAAACTTATGGAGATGCAGTTACAATTGCCAATAATCCGATTCTTTCAGGGGACAGCATTACTTTCAATAATACTGTTGATGGTACCAGCGATTTGACTGTGAAGGCGACTAGCGGTAATCTTACCTTCAAAAGTACGATCGGCGAAACAACTCCTCTCACTAATTTAACTGCCAACAGCAAGATATCTTTAGGGGGCAATGTCACTACAACAGACAGTCAAACTTATGGAGATGCAGTTACAATTGCCAATAATCCGATTCTTTCAGGCGACAGCATTACTTTCAATAATACTGTTGATGGTACCAGCGATTTGACTGTAAATGCTGCTAGCGGTAATCTTACCTTCAAAAGTACGATCGGCGAAACAACTCCTCTCACTAATTTAACTGCCAACAGCAAGATATCTTTAGGGGGCAATGTCACTACAACTGGCAGTCAAACTTATGCAGATGCTGTCACAATTGCCAAAAACTCGATTATTTTAGGCAGCGGGATTAGTTTCAACAAGACAGTTGACGTAGCTGGCAATCTGGGTATTGCGGCTGATAATGTCAATCTCAAAGGAACGGTAACAACCACCAATGACGGCACGCTCACAATCACCAATAAGGTAAATCTAAATATTGAGAACAACCTGAACTTAGACGGTGCATTTATTCAAAATGGCGGGGGAACTGTTGCGGTTAGCGGAAATATCACCACAACTAATGATAACATTACTTTTAGTGATCCGGTGACATTAACAGCTCCTGTAAGTTTTACGCTGGGAGATGCAACAATTGCTTTCGGTTCGAGTTTATCGGCAGGTAGTAACCCGCTGAATTTAACAGCCGGTGAAATAGATTTCTCGGGGAATGTTTCGGGTACGGGCGCGTTAACACTGCAACCCGCAACAGCCGGACAAAATATTGCTGTTGGCGGAACTGATAACAATACTAGCGCTTTAGATTTGACTGCATCGGAAATTAGTTTAATTCAAAATGGATTTAGCTCGATCGCGATCGGGCGATCGGATAGCAGTGCAAATGTTAGTCTTCCCTCTAATCTTACATTTTTAGATCCAGTAAATATCCAAACGGGAACTGGTGCGATCGCACTTGATGGCACTCTTACCGGAAATGACAACAGCAGCATTGCTATCAATGCTTCCACGATTAATTTAAATGATGGCATCAATACCAATAAAAATCCGATCGCTCTCAACGGCACTGTCCAACTCGGAAACGATATTAATCTCCGTACCGGCGGCGGAGATATTAAGATAATTGGGGGGATCGGCGGCAACCATTTGTTGAACTTAGATGCAGCTACAGGAAATGTGCTGGTGCAAGGAAATATCGGAGGAACAGCACCAGTTTCTGCTTTGAATGTTACTGCAACGCAGGCGGAGTTCACAGGTAATATTGCGAGCAATTCTGGTTTAAATATTGCTGCTGCAAGCACTAAGTTGGGTGGCAATGTTACTACTAATCAGGGCAATATCAATATTAACGGTCTTCTCGGGTTGACGAAAGATGCGATATTGAGTACAGCCGGGGGGAATATTACCTTTGGAGGTGCGATCGACAGTGACAGCATTAATGCCCGCAACTTAACTCTAGCCTCCGGTAGCGGCAGCATCACTTTCAACGGTGCGGTGGGTGGCACCAGCAAGTTAGGAAATCTTGCGATCGAAAATGCTGGCAATGTGACAGGAAACTCGACAATTAACGCGCAACAATTGACAGCACCAAACACGGAAAAAGTCAATTTATCGGGAGATGTCACCGCAGGCAAAGTCGATATTACTGCCAAGGGCGATATAAGTGTTAAAAATATTACTACTAATGGCGGAGAAATTCTCTTTACAAGCGGTAACAACTTCACAGCAGGCAATTTGAATACATCGGGAAACAGTGGCGGTAACATAACTGTTAAGGCGATAACTTCAATTACGGCCGGACAGATTAACTCTAGCGGTATAGTCGGAAATGCCGGCAATGTGTTCTTAGATCCGATCGGCGATATTCAAGTAGAGTGGATCAATGCCCAAGGCGGTACTGGCGGCACCGGGGGCGAGGTCTTTATTGAATCGACGGGGGGATTTTTCCGCGCTACGGGTGCTTTTTCCACCCCAGTTTCCCCGACGGGATTTGCTAGCATTTCTACTGCTGGCGCCGCCGGGGGTGGCCAAATTACAATTGTGCACGCTGGGGGAGATGGAGGGACGCCGATTCAACCGTTTGTGGTGGGGGATGCTGCTAGCAACGGTACGGCGGGTGCAATTACAACGGGACAATCTACCATTACATCGCAGTCGTTTCCGCGTTCTAGTAGTGTTGGTAATATTGCGTTTTTGACTGATGACGCGATCGACCCGACGCCAACCGTTCCGCCCACAACGACGGAAACAATCCCCCCAACAATTCCCCCCACAACGGAAACAATCCCCCCAACAATTCCCCCCACAACGGAAACAATTCCCCCAACAATTCCGCCCCTAACGGAAACAATTCCGCCCCTAACGGAAACAATTCCCCCAACACTTCCGCCTCTAACGGAAACAATTCCCCCAACAATTCCGCCTCTAACGGAAACAATTCCCCCAACAATTCCGCCTCTAACGCAAACGATTCCCCCAACAATTCCGCCTCTAACGCAAACAATTCCCCCAACAATTCCGCCTCTAACGCAAACAATTCCCCCAACAATTCCGCCCCTAACGCAAACAATTCCCCCAACAATTCCGCCCCTAACGCAAACAATTCCCCCAACAATTCCGGCCACAGTCCCGCCAGCAATTCCGCCCCTAACGCAAACAATTCCCCCAATAATTCCGCCAACAATTCCCCCAATAACGCGAACCGTTCTGCCAACAATTCCGCCAACAATCCCCCCAATAACGGAAACCGTTTCGCCAATAACGGGAACCGTTCCGCCAATAACGGAAACAACGGGAACCGTTCTGCCAATACTTCCGCAAACAACGGAAACAAATCAGCAGGTAATGGAAACAAATCAGCAGGTTACGGAAACAAATCAGCAGGAAAATCAGCAAGTAACGGAAACAAATCAGCAGGAAAATCAGCAAGTAATGGTCATCAATCAACAGGAAAATCAGCCGGTAACGTCAGCCCTAGAATCTGTACAAGATCCCTTAAATCCGATCGCACCTGTGACAACACTAGCATCGCCCACAGCCGGAGATACACCCGCACCGCAACCTTCAACCCCTGATTCAGAAGACTTTCAACCCCCGAAAACTCCACCGCGAGACAATCCCCCTGTTGCTGCTTCCGATCGAATTTTAACCATCGATCAAAGTATCACCAGTCCATTACCCGCCGACATCGTACCGTCCCCACCAGAATCAAAACAACCACCAACAGTCAACCCTACTTCTAATTTAGTTCTGGGATATGTTCGATCTCCTGATCGACTTTTTGAAGGTAACGACATACAGAAAATAGTCTGGGGAATCGAAGAAATGAGGAATCAAGAATTTGGAGAATACCTGGGAGTAAAAGCCAACCTCCCAGAGGAAAAAACCTTGATTTCGACATTCCAAGAAACTCTACAAAATATTGAACAGCAAACCGGCAAGCGGTCTGGTATTATCTACATAGTCTCGCGAGCCGATCGACTGGAACTAATTTTAGTTGCTCCCGTGGGGCGGCCGATTCACTACAGCGTCCCCGAAGCCAACAGAGCAGCTCTTTTTCCCACCGTTAAGGAGTTGCGCGATGAAATCACCAATCCCGCAAAACGCGGTAGTACCAGTTATCTAGCCGCGGCCCAGCAACTATATAAATGGGCGATCGCACCCCTAGAAAAAGACTTAGAAAACTTAGGAATTCAGACTTTGTTAGTGTCAGTCGATGCGGGATTGCGAAGCCTGCCCTTGGCCGCTTTGCACGACGGTAAAGGCTTCTTGATGGAAAAATACAGTTTCAGCCTAATTCCAAGTTTTAGTTCGACTAATACCGATTATAAAGCAGTTAGAGACGCCACCGTGCTAGCAATGGGAAGGTCGGAATTTGTTGACCAACAGCCCTTGCCCAGTGTGCCGATCGAATTGCAGGCGATTTCGGCTCAGTGGCAGAGCCCATCTTTCCTCAATTCTACTTTCACTTTAGATAATCTCACGTCGGAACACGCCAAGGGAGGATTTCGGATCGTTCACCTAGCAACTCACGCTGAATTCAAACCGGGAAAACCGAGCAATTCCTACATTCAACTGTGGAATTCCAAATTGCAGCTCGATCGCATGGAGAGTTTGAATTGGCGCAATCCGCAGGTAGACTTGTTAGTATTGAGTGCTTGTAGAACTGCTGTGGGCGATCGGGAAGCAGAGTTAGGTTTTGGAGGTTTAGCAGTAAAATCCGGCGCCAAATCTGCTTTAGGGAGTTTGTGGTATGTTGACGATGGAGGCACTTTGGGGCTAATGAGCGAATTTTACCAGCAGTTGCGAGGAACCACAACAAAGGCAGAAGCTTTGCAACGCGCTCAACAAGCAATAATGTCCGGTAAAGTGCGGCTGGAAAACGGACAGCTAGTAACAACAGGCGACAAGTTAAATTTACCTGCTAATTTACAACAAGCAAACCAAAGTTTTTCTCATCCTTACTATTGGAGTAGTTTCACCATGATCGGAAGCCCTTGGTAA